The DNA window TGCCTCGCAATCCCTCTCCTCCACGCCTCGTGCCACGCCGCCGCCCCCAAAAGGAGGATCGCAGGCCTCCTCCTTTGGCATTCCAAACGGCCTACCCCGGGGTAGTTTCGGCGGATATGATGGCTCGAATGACTACGACAAGCCGCAGATCTACCGGGTTAGTTTCGTCCCACGATTAATGTTTGCGCTTGTACTGACCGTCACCCTCTTTTTTCTAGGCTGTCTATTCCAATGTGTCCGTTTACGAAATGGAAGTTAATAACGTCGCGGTGATGAAGCGGCGGTTCGACTCCTGGCTGAACGCAACCCAGATCCTGAAAGTGGCCGGCGTGGTGAAAGCGAGACGAACCAAAACCctggagaaagagattgCCGCCGGTGAACACGAGAAGGTGCAGGGAGGCTATGGAAAATACCAAGGCACATGGGTCAACTACCAGCGAGGCGTGGAATTGTGTCGAGAATACCATGTCGAAGAGATGCTGCGGCCGTTGCTGGAGTACGATCAGAGCCCCGATGGCACCGGCGGCCCTTCCCAGGGGACTCTGGACACGCCTACAAAGGAGCAGGCGATGGCGGCTCAGCGGAAGAGGATGTACAGTGGGGTTGATAACCGGAGTATGTCTCAGCCCCAGCAGGGCACATTCTTCCAAAATATCTCGCGCACCGCGGCAACCGCCGTCAATGCCCTCAGCAAGGCTCGATTCGATTCACCCAATGCAAACAGCCGCCGGCCCAGTATGGCTCGGAAGTCTTCGCAGCAGATGAACAGCCAAGAGTCTATGGCCTTCAGCAGCCAGCAGAGCATTTACAGTGTTTCCGACAGTGGATTTGGGAGCCTGCAGAACCGCTACCAGGGTCCCgatgaccatgatgaacaGGTAGAGCCACCACGCAAACGCATGCGTTCTGCATCACAACATGGCCTGCCGGCTAGCTTGCACCGGGAGCCATCGAACCTGTCCATGCACGATCCTACGCCGACGGAGCCCAACGACTCCTTCTACCAAGACATTGATCTTCCGCCACCCCCGCCAGACAATGGCCAAAAACGCGGTCTCGAGACACTGGCACCAGCCTCGACTCCAGAAAGATTCCAGAAGATGAAACTGATCATGACTTTATTCCTCGACAAGCGGGCGAAGGATTTCTCAAATCACCCAGCTCTGGTGCAGCTGACTGGATATGACCTCGAGATTCCTCTAGACGAGTATCGAAACAACGCCCTGCATTGGGCTGCGATGCTTGCACGGATGCCCCTGGTCAATGCACTGGTCGCCAAAGGCGTCGATATTTCACGGACTAATGGTGCTGGTGAGACGGCCCTTCAGAAGTCTGTGGGGACACGGAACAATCTTGACTACCGCAGTTTCCCTCGTTTGCTGCAGGTGCTCGCTCCGACGATCGACATGGTCGATTACAGCGGACGAACCATTCTGCATCAtatcgccatgatggcggctacgggcggcggtggccatgTGTCTGCAAAACATTACCTCGAGTCACTGCTGGAATTCATTGTGCGCCATGGTGGTATCGTGCCAACCACAAACGGAGATTCCGCGATGAACGGGTCTCACAACCCCGATGTGATCTCCTTGGGGCGGTTCATCTCGGAGATCGTCAATCTACGTGATGACCAGGGCGACACTGCCCTCAATCTGGCGGGACGGGCTCGCTCGGTACTTGTCCCGCAGCTTCTGGAAGTGGGCGCAGACCCTCATATCCCCAATCATACTGGTCTGCGCCCGGCGGATTATGGTGTTGGTGTCGATATGGTTGACGGCGCCCCGCAGTCCCAGCAAGCGTCAGATCGGAGCGACACGTTCATTGACCAGCTGGCAAAATCCAAGAAGGAGATTCTCGATGGTAAGTTTTCCTATCTAACATACCCACGATACTCCCTAACAACTTGTCCAGCGACGATGTCCCAGATCAGCGCGATGGTCGAAGAGGCTCTTGGTGGTATAGACCGAAAGCTTGCCTCAAGTGTCTCTCAAAAACAAGAGAAATTCGATCACTGGCATGCGAAGATCCGCGAGGCGGCCAAGGCTCGACAGATCGAGCAGAAGCAGTTCGATGAGCTGAAGCGCAAGTCTTCAGATCGAGTGGAGTTTGACCGGCGCATCAAGAACCTGGAGCGGTCTGCAGAGGGCTTGGTCACTACCATCAAAAATGAAGATGGGTGTGATCCGTCTAGAAATGCTGTTGTGGGTGATGCCGACCAAGATTCTGGGATTGACATCACTGTTTTCGAGACCTTATTCTCCGACACACTCGATGCGGCCTCTGGGTTTTCTACAGAGCAGACCGCATTCCTAACCTCCTTGCCAGCCGAGACTGTGCTCACGCATCGCGTCAAGTGCTACAAAGAATTCAATGCCGAGCTCCTGGCAGAGGTTGACGGTCTGAAAGCCAAGAACGCTGTGCTCGGTCAAAATTACCGCCGCATGGTCATGGCATGCACGGGGTGGACAGCGGAGCAAGTAGATGAGGCGGCAGAGGGTTTGACCCAATGCGTCAAGGAGTTGAACGATAACCCCGTCccggaggacgaggccatcgagaTCCTCATGCGGGATCGAGGACAGGACTGGTAAAT is part of the Penicillium psychrofluorescens genome assembly, chromosome: 4 genome and encodes:
- a CDS encoding uncharacterized protein (ID:PFLUO_006400-T1.cds;~source:funannotate), with protein sequence MSYSQSSTGSNGMAYNMLNASQSLSSTPRATPPPPKGGSQASSFGIPNGLPRGSFGGYDGSNDYDKPQIYRAVYSNVSVYEMEVNNVAVMKRRFDSWLNATQILKVAGVVKARRTKTLEKEIAAGEHEKVQGGYGKYQGTWVNYQRGVELCREYHVEEMLRPLLEYDQSPDGTGGPSQGTLDTPTKEQAMAAQRKRMYSGVDNRSMSQPQQGTFFQNISRTAATAVNALSKARFDSPNANSRRPSMARKSSQQMNSQESMAFSSQQSIYSVSDSGFGSLQNRYQGPDDHDEQVEPPRKRMRSASQHGLPASLHREPSNLSMHDPTPTEPNDSFYQDIDLPPPPPDNGQKRGLETLAPASTPERFQKMKLIMTLFLDKRAKDFSNHPALVQLTGYDLEIPLDEYRNNALHWAAMLARMPLVNALVAKGVDISRTNGAGETALQKSVGTRNNLDYRSFPRLLQVLAPTIDMVDYSGRTILHHIAMMAATGGGGHVSAKHYLESLLEFIVRHGGIVPTTNGDSAMNGSHNPDVISLGRFISEIVNLRDDQGDTALNLAGRARSVLVPQLLEVGADPHIPNHTGLRPADYGVGVDMVDGAPQSQQASDRSDTFIDQLAKSKKEILDATMSQISAMVEEALGGIDRKLASSVSQKQEKFDHWHAKIREAAKARQIEQKQFDELKRKSSDRVEFDRRIKNLERSAEGLVTTIKNEDGCDPSRNAVVGDADQDSGIDITVFETLFSDTLDAASGFSTEQTAFLTSLPAETVLTHRVKCYKEFNAELLAEVDGLKAKNAVLGQNYRRMVMACTGWTAEQVDEAAEGLTQCVKELNDNPVPEDEAIEILMRDRGQDW